In a single window of the Metopolophium dirhodum isolate CAU chromosome 2, ASM1992520v1, whole genome shotgun sequence genome:
- the LOC132939611 gene encoding proteoglycan 4-like: MTGQQQEKWQQVAELIQRLGLVSGGQDEPRTAAQVARMTTRQLLQDPVRAAIYNRGWADRTMDIQRRLRPHRPPSTSTPGSRTPSLTRPPPPATTPAPVTPAEPAPVPRQTGVLPGPTGKVRTEAQQARNRRKFQQLKEKRKARESEASQQRRLAKQPAPTSDPEAAGTPPANPTPMEVDKPASKDGKSEEPGQPTSQESPDQSEATVDITEADWLVAFEGMPELDDTHSFYTPVGSPKHPQ; the protein is encoded by the coding sequence ATGACCGGCCAACAGCAGGAGAAGTGGCAGCAGGTGGCCGAGTTAATCCAACGGCTGGGGCTGGTATCCGGTGGCCAGGATGAGCCGCGAACAGCCGCCCAGGTCGCGAGGATGACTACCCGCCAACTCCTGCAGGATCCAGTGCGGGCGGCCATCTACAACCGGGGCTGGGCGGACCGTACGATGGACATCCAGCGGAGGTTGCGGCCACACCGACCACCATCAACATCAACACCCGGCAGCCGCACACCGTCCCTGACAAGGCCACCACCCCCAGCAACGACACCTGCCCCCGTAACACCTGCGGAGCCGGCACCGGTACCCAGGCAAACGGGGGTACTCCCCGGCCCAACGGGAAAGGTGAGGACGGAGGCGCAGCAGGCACGGAACCGCCGGAAATTCCAGCAGCTAAAGGAAAAGAGGAAAGCCAGGGAAAGCGAGGCAAGCCAACAACGTCGGCTTGCCAAGCAACCCGCGCCAACCTCAGACCCGGAAGCAGCCGGCACGCCTCCGGCCAACCCAACACCGATGGAGGTGGACAAACCGGCATCCAAGGACGGCAAGTCCGAGGAGCCGGGACAGCCCACCAGCCAGGAGTCACCAGACCAATCAGAGGCCACGGTGGACATAACCGAGGCAGATTGGCTGGTGGCGTTCGAGGGGATGCCGGAGTTAGACGACACACACTCGTTCTACACTCCGGTAGGGTCCCCAAAACACCCCCAGTAA